The sequence CTTAATGTATCAGAAGTTGATTTtattatctctctctctctctctctctctctctctctcgtaTTTGGGCTATTAGCCAATAGATATGGCCAATCGGCCAATAGACAATAAGAACatgtttttttgataattttaaatcTACTTTCACATAAAAGACATTGATTCAGTTCATCTAGAATTGATTGATTTACACAATACCACTTTTTGTCTAACAatataattgtttaatttaagtttctcTTTGTgttgtacaaaaaatataaataataataaaaaaccggccaagtgcgagtcggactcgcgcacaaagggttctgtaccattacggaaaaaaacagcaaaaaaatcacgtttgttgtatgggagccccatttaaatatttatattattctgtttttagtatttgttgttatagcggcaacagaaatacatcatcagtgaaaatttcaactgtctagctatcacggttcatgagatacagcctggtgacaaacagacagacagacggacagcggagtcttagtaatagggtcccgtttttaccctttgggtacggaaccctaaaaagtaagagCTGATAACTTTAAGTACGTTTCTAAATTTATGAAAGGCTGTCAGATAAGAATTGCAGTTTCACTCCAATAAACACGAGTATCAGTAGGCACTACGCATATTGATTAAGAGATATGACGACGTTCGATAAGATACGAAGAGATCGTGAACTTGGCTTTTTGAAGACggttttatttgtatgtatgttaaattgACCGATATGAGTTCTAGCGAAGTTCATAGTCATGCTCTAACGTTTTAATtagaaaagataaaaaaaattcaaacaaaagttatttctaataatactctaataatcattggcagtgcatttgacatttttttcacaaaaaaaatatatatttatttcagatcaaaagcgatccatattttgtaagtaacatTTTAGCCTTAATACTATGTTAGTAATGATAACGTTTTATTATATAacgtttcattttattattagatactattgtttaacattgtttttattcagcttttaattattttagaacTTGGCTGTTACACTACGCGTCCTTAGGAAGGTCGTACCCATATTATCTAACATGGCAATTGTTTCTGCCAAGTTAGTTGtcgttttattgtaaaattattcaGTAAAACCAGTTATCAATCGTCGATAGGTAGTTTAAAGGAACTGCAACGTCGAagcctttaaaataaataaaaattcaaggCAATACTTTCAATGGTTAAATTGTTAACATTCCATTTACTTCAACTACATTAGATCTTATGAGTTCatttttaaaatgcattttGCACTGTTCTAAAATTTCAGGCGTGACTACCATGCCGCCAGTGTTCTCGACTCTGATTGGTCGTTAGACGTTAGGTATTCCCCGAAcgataataaatacttactagtcagaccaagctgattagcttggtctaactctattgataattcatttgtttaacACTGGTTTTAGGTgactatatataataaattaagtattttttttaatccatcTAGCGATTAATTCCATCAAGTaatttgtctattttttattttcacaaaAACTAATCTTGTTAGAAAAATACTTACCTGTGTAGTGTGTACTAAAATAGtactatgtaataaaatataatttactacTCTTAGTAGGACAGtctaaattgtataaataagcCGAAAATAAcatgaatatatttataaactaatAATCACTGGCATTGACATTTAGACAGCATCTATTATAGTAAATATCAATCTATAATTAAAATTCAGTTTGATAATAAAACCATTCAATGTTTGCTAAGTACCTCGTATTAAACGTTTCGAAACACTAGGCATGCCGCATGCCAAGGAGAACCTTTCTACTTTCAACAATACTGCTAAAACTTATTGACTAAAATAACGTTAAATACATCGTTACTCACCCTTCGACACCGCCGAAGTACATTTTGTTAACCATGCTAATTTAAAAGTACACTATAACAAAAGTTCCGGTGTGAAACCAAAATAAACACGATTGGTCGATATTCCCGACAAGACACACTCGCCACGAACACGGCGACTTGACTGACTGATCGACTGATCTATCCTGTGATTCTGTCAGAACGTAGCTGTCAGTGTACGTCACGGCTGCTAGTGCTGCCCGTTTTTTAACGATCGTTATTTCGTTTAGTAAAGTAACGGTATCTATGGTTTTAACGGTTACGTACTTATAAATGGCATGTTTTAGTTGTTGGATCTGTGCTTTTTGTGATGGATTTAGGGTGCCATCTAGTTATGTGTATTAGGAACTGGGTTGCTTGTTCAACTTCATTCCCTAAATGAAAGATGGCGTTATAATAATGCAACTTttacttgcgtattttcaaagatagatataactccgtaatagatggatacagtctaaggaaaaaacgtgcctcgaaaatcacgaaaatttgattctcgatcagatggcacagctagttttggcctactctcgcatagagggcgttgacggtttcgtttgttatttacaattttaacgcatataagtgaaagaacatgggtcaaaatcatacaaaaataattaatgcaaataaaaaatctattatccatatttaaatacattttaacgtatttttataaatcttcatttttcgttttaaagtatgtcgatagatggcagtgaatttacagtggttacaaaatttactatgacagtaccgctctatcttattatatcctctttggtattttTGATGATAATActttaaatttagatttagaGTGACAGAGTTTTGCCTGGCTATAGGATTTATGGCATTTTTGAAGTTGAATCTTTGCTGATACTAAAAGGCGGCAATTTGAATCATTTATGCGCGAAATTTCTCACATTGAATGTTTTTGGCGCTTTTTTCTGACACATTGAggtcaattcaaacttacattgtgacatcaaaatgatgtcagtcgTGCGTACATTTCGCTCACAATTATCCGTAGCTCCGTACCTACATGCATGGGTGCAAGCGAGACGCACGAGCGACTGGCAATAAGGtaggtaaatgaaaaaattgcACAAACATCTCATATAATTGTATTTACATAATGTTACAAATACAATCACGTACAGATACACTCTAACCGAGGAGACATGACACCGAATTACGAGGAACATCGAGATCTTTGACTAGTATACGAGGCGGCATCCATTTTGAAATGACCACAGACTGTACTATAAATTCGTGTTAGGTTAGAAAAAACATTAAACTTAACAAAAAGCATGTTCACCTCGGTGACAAGCTCTTAAAtaaagagagaaaaaaaaactataacttttTCTAACTTTTTTCTATCGTCTGCTTATATGATAATGATCCTATCTAGAACGAATTTTTACTCATCTTTTTGCATTTCGTCCAGAACGATTTTTTCTACTCTTATCGGCGCGACCGAGgtttaaactcacgatttttttactataaacaaACACTTCAAAAATGCAGTTTTAAATAACTTGAAGGATTAAATAAAgatgtttttgtgtttgtgcaaCATGAACGAttgagattatttatttatttaatcgtatggctaCAAACTGGTTCTAATTTAAGTTAACATATGATGATAATATCGTAAGTACGGTCTTCGAACAAGCTACGAAGATTTTCACTTCTAttggtatcaaaggattgattcaccccgcgccgcatcgcttcacttcgcgttcgcgtgttgttcgccaacgtagtacgctgcgttatccgcaattatctaaaatcgcatgccGTTTGTTGCAACGTCGAAGGCTCAAGATGGCCGCTAACCGAACTACTGAgacaaataattttctttttagtatttctttgcAGATCCAGTACAGCTactcagtggcgtaactaggggcggggggcagagggggcaagtgccccgggcgccatccaaggagggacgccaaaatgggcaaaaggcagcagggaaacttttgtcagtcgtcagggggcgcaaatttggtgactgccctgggtaccatatcctctagctacgcccctgcagCTACTTCCAATATGGATGCCACCTGTCTTCCATTAAAATCTAACACGCCAATTAGTCCCTCCAACAaacacacaataaatatttacattatatctTTATAGCTATATATAACAGTCTTTAGTAAAATACACGTAAGAGTCCATCACCTTCACTAATATTCACTAATGTAAATTAAGGCCATTTTAGAAGAATTAGATAAGCTCTTTACCATCTCTCTTTCTTTTTGTCCCTGTTGATTCAGAGCCTAAATCCAACTCAACTTTGTCTCATCTTTTCTACTCCGTTACCTCTATTTTGTAGAATAGATTTGTGAAGTCCCGCGTTTTTCGTATTTTCATACTCgtttaatacttaattaagCTACGTTTTGCGGTTATTTTTCTCGACTTTTCTATGAAATATCTGTGTATGCGTAAAGCTACTAAAATTGATATTCTACGGCTTTTTCTATGGCATTTTGGGACAATTTTTTGTGGGGCTTCAAATCAGAAATAAAGTGTTTGCAAGGTCTCGGAGTTCAATTTTTATTTGGTTCTCTATAATACTTGGTTCTCTATAATAGTTGTGTACAAGTTTTTATCTACAATAACCACCAACACAATTATAACTTTTTGTTTTCAGCATTCACCTTTGAGAATGCCTAATTCATTCACGGGACAATTTTTTGCTGATTCCAAGTATTAAGTAATAAGTTTATTTCTACAGTTCATTGTTCATTAGGTCTTCAAGTTTTTTTGACACCTCCAGCTTATCTGCGATTAAGAgttctaatttgtgtttttcggcggttttgatttaatattttagtaattcatagttttttttaaatagatatatCAGACATCAAATAATATTCGCAGCTTACGACCATTAAATATtgcattttctttcttttttgacCATTTCAGGCACTAGAGATTCTTGAAGGAAGCTTTTAAGGGCGTTCGATTGGAATGATGACGGTGCAAGAAGCTATCGGAGAAAGGTGACGGCTCGCTGTCCCTGCTAAACACACGCGACGGTAGCCTGGAATTGGGGGTTTTGCCGTCGCGGGGTTTGACGTCACCTGAAAAGAAACAAATTGGAGTCACGAAAGCAGGAATAAATGTGTAGACTATGTTCTGGCCGCTGGAGAAGAATTTTTGAATGGCTATCGTGAATCGGGTAGATGAAGCTAAGAAAGACCACAAACAAGGCTTTAGTTGACCTGTGGTCACATGCCAAGATCGCAGAGAACCATCAGAGAACCAGATCCTTGTAGGAGGCAATTGTTCAGCAGTGAATATCTCTTTGTAAGCTATACTGTGAAACTGTCTAAGTTCTGGGGGGTCTTTCCGCAATATCGATGGTATGCGCATTGTTACTATCTTGACATATATTTGAGTTAAGTTTTCTCCCTGCACTGTCTGGCAAAGGCCTAGGgctctttttacaagctttttattaacttgcaatgtacctatgtaagtaagtatgtatgtaatatgtaactatgtttgtaagggtcaaatcttgcaagttaaagttgaaccacttcccggtttccgatgaagctgaaaatttgcatacatacgtaggtaagtcgggtgacaatactGCCAATGCaatatggtaccatcgagtggatctgatgatggaagcaggaggtggtcataggaactctatgataaaacaacgcaacctaattttgaaactctaggtccatggggtcccagcgcgcataagttgtttgcagaaatcgcgaagcgtctggttgacgtaactggtgaccgaagagctggcggctttctcgcacaacgtatcagcattgcgatacagcggggaaatgccgccagcatccttggtacaatgcctcaagggcctattttagatttaagctagttttaagcgtttagtagtaccactgtatatatcttgtatgtaaataaatttgtaataattcattgtgtttggggtttttagaattgtctcgatgagtattagttgcctgtggaagtACGGTCatcgataaaagcttgtaccaaaaatggaatttttgccaaaaacttattatgtcTAAGCTCTGCAAAGTATTCAGTAACTGTCAATACCTGTCATTGCTCGTGCTGTTAGAGATATCCTGTTCCTCCAACGAAGTCTCGTGAGGCTTGGgctcggcgcggcgcgcggAGCCGTCcgaccgccgccgcgcgcccgcGCGCCCGCAGAAGCACTTGCAGATTATACGTTTGAATGCGAACCTGAAATGTCAACAAAATGTCTTCATTCATTTGTTCAGCCGTAAACTATttcctatggatggtatagaaaggatgccaatctcctatggcagaattgttgcataAGTGACCGCtttaatctctccggtggcgctagttaggctctgggacatgagtataacatgaaccaacaaataacccgaccaatttacgtaggttgtttttggtagtatttcggtgtatggtggcgccgcctaattaatgttttttgatggacacttttcatacatagagatttggctcctttatatagtctccatgctattTCCTGTGAGCCTTTGAGGTCTCGGACCCCCGCTTCGGGTCGTTCCTGGCgcagaggttgtccatcgcggttcaacgcggaaacgcgGCGAGCATGGTGGGCACCTTGTCGCCGGGAACgatgcggggtgggttattCGAATAGTGTTTAAAGATtaagtaatttagttttagttttattttttgttttattaatagtacctacatttcttagttcttaggatttttagttattgtatttttatgtctgTGTAAATTTAGATATTGTTTACCTGAATAAAGGAATGCTAGCTTTGAGGTTAGTATAGTTTTAAAACGGTTGCCAGAAAAGGTTGAttggtgcaaaataaatataaattttaatggtAGAAGTAGAACTAGTAGAAGTAGCAGTAAGTAGTACGAGCATATTATAAGTAAAAGTATACAGTTCATAATCGTAATGGTATGGTAATGGGCTggtaacgcgcatgtaacacccctaGAGTTGCAgtcgtccataggctacggtggctgcttaccatcaggtaatAGACgtggtattatttttgttgagaAAATTGCATTTGATTTACTTGTCCAAAAAGAATCCAGGATTTACTGACCTACTTATCATTGTTTAAATTCTAGTTAATTGGCGAGAAATGGTTTCTTACCTAAAGTCCTTAGAAAACAGAGCATAAATAAGCGGATTAATAGCCGAGTTGCAGTAACCCAGCCAAAACAGCACGGAGAAGATGATGGAAGGCACGCAGTCCCCACAAAAGGCCCTCACGACATAAACGCTGAAGAAGGGGAGCCAGCAGAAGACGAAGCCTCCGACGATGATGCCGAGGGTCTTGGCTGCTTTGGTCTCCATTTTGAAGCGTTTTACCTGGAAACAGAGGAATGCCGTTTGCACTTACATGTTATATGACAATCGTATAATCGTATTTAAAGTTAAGCAAGTAAGAGGGGCGTCCATTAAAATATTAGGAGACAAAAACACTAGGACTACACGACATACGAAAAAAACAGGATCGCACTATCTACCTTCAAAAGCAGAGGTTGAGGACTTCAGCAAAAATATTCACGTCCCTCAATAACATATGGGATAACGACCAAGAAAACTATTTGAGAAGAAACTTACTTGAGCTTTTATATTCCTCTTCCCCATTCTTCTCGTGGCCCTAGGCTTGTCATCGAACTCATCGTACAGCGGCCCCGGGGCCAAATGATGTGGCGGTCTGACTCTCAGTCTGCTTTCAGTCAATTCTCTGTGAACGTTTCAATTGGAACTTATTCTAGTGATTAGTATTAAAATTAGTGAATTACCTTTTAATAGTTCATCAGGTTAAATTATCTGACAAGTTACAAGGTGAATAACATAATATGTGTGTGCTTGGGAAAGTATTAACTTTATACCGCAAAAGAGTAGGTACTATTGTAATACTGTGTACTGCTCTAAAATACAATAAGAATAAAGTGTGATTACGGTAAACTTTATGAAAACTACGAGTGAAGTAACACTagaaaagtacaaaaataatgcCAATGACAAAGTGAGAAACGGCAAAAGTAacgtagttaaataaaaaatgaaatgatGAAAATGATTACAATGACGATTCTGGTGATGATGATGTCGATGAACATGATGTTGAAGTCGATAAAGATGATGTTGAAGTTGATGATGATCGCGAACCTGCCGTCGCGCTCGTAGTGAACAGCGTACAGCGAGGGGCTTGGGGATCTACTGGGAGACCGGGAGTTCTCGTGCGTCTGACAGATCTGTTCTGACGACGGGTAGGAGACAGAGATTTTGACTTTTTCATGCGCACGTCGGGCACTGGAATGTCTGGAAAAAACGACGACATAGGTCAATAACTAAGGTATCTAATAAACTAAGCAGGCAGGTTTActgatttttaaatttggaatagcAGCATGTTTTCCAACATGCATCAAATCAAATCTTCAagcaaaaattattttgtatgtccggatgttctcctctatagGTCGCATTTCTAAACTGATTTCCATGAAACTTTGTAAGCAGATTTTGTTGAttcagtttttggaaatttttcaaaatggcgtagCCATGGGAGTTCCCAagttctacagctcacagagctatTAGTTTATAACTATACTAAATGTATAAcacatttaaatatcaaaaacataacaaaacgCGTATAGAGAacgaatccaaaaaaaaacgcacaaacgaatattttttattacattttactgCGTACAAAATATGcctacaaaaacaacaatgcatataaaattgtcagtaaatgaaCTGAACTTACTCAATTTGTACAGTGAGAATTTCTGGATGTCTCGCACATCTAATGCGCATCGCCTTACATCTTCGTTGTGGAGATTTTGGGGGTTCCTTTGTAAAGCATCGAACTTTAAATTGTGATTTCGATTTAACATacctattaaattgttttaaaacgggtcactcatatattattaagtcgaatgtcgacatgtttcgatccaatttccGGAGCAatcctcttcacggagcaacgacacgtcttcactggtcgagggcgcgccgtgtGTGTTTATATTATGTCTGAGTCCCACGAGAGTTTTGTAGTTAAAAATGGCGATTTAAAGTTAAATCAGGTACCTTCTAAGTCTCTCAGGGCTGGCACTGAGCGATGTACTCGTAGAATGATTCGAGGCCGTCGATAGAGGAGAGCCGTGAGGCCTAGTGGACCCTCGGCCTCTGTGGATCCGTAGTGTCAGTCTGTTGTCGTCGAATCTGTTGCCCATGCCTTTGCCTGGAATTTGTTGTTAATGGCGGTTAAAACTAGTGTCGTAGATTAATTTGTGATTGCGGGAGGTACAGATATTAACTAACGGACCACTAAATCTGCCCTTCTAATGTAAAGTCATCATCTTcatcgcgttgtcccggcatttttgccggagcctggggtccgcttggcaactaatcccaagaattggagtaggcactagtttttacgaaagcgactgccctTCTAATGTagtgtaataattaattttgaaatatcaTCCAACAAGGTAAACaattaaatgatatttaatatgaGTGCTATACACTTTTCGTTAGGAGGGCAGAAATATCGAATAGAGAATATGCCAGAGTATCAGGTTTTAATCAGTTGTTAGCATattaaagtaaaatgcatggAGCTCTGCTTGATGATATTTTTAATTCGTAAAAGATGAAAGCTACAGTAGTATTTTACCAAAGTGCTATTAATTTGACGCTGTTCTTTTACTATTTCTTCTCTACAGTGTACAATCCCGCGGACATCGTAAATTTCAGTTtgatcaaaaattgtttttttttaaggttcacCAACAGTGGCAACAACAATATATAGACTGACACACTTGCATACTATTAAATTAACTAACCTAACTTTTTCAAGATAAGCGTTCTCCGTAAAAAAGACACACTCAGGTGAATTAATTCCTTACCTTTCGTAGTCCTGAACCCCTGGTTAATCGCCTTAGTAGTCCTCACAGCGGCCTTATAAATCCTCCAATAGAAGAACAGCATAACGAACATGGGGATGTAGAAGGAGCCGAGAGCGGAGTAGACGACGTAGCCTGCGTCGTTGGTCAGCTCGCACGTCCAGGGGCAGTGGGGGTTGGGGGACCAGCCGTCTTTCAGCTCGGCTTCTTCTGTCTgtgtatgaaaaatattaaggtttatagaaataatttattcgtaaacacaaacgctaaatttaatgtcattaggaattttgttgtatatttttggcCCGATAACACTGAGAGACTTTCGGGCCTTCGCGAGTCGTTGAGTAGGAGCGATTAGCATGGGCATTCAGGTTTGCTCTAACGTATTTGCATGCTTCTAATATATAAACGGCTGGCAGTGTTAATATCTTATGGGTCTTAAATAGTTCCTTGGCGGGGTGATCGAACGGTTTGTTGGAGATTACACGCAAAGCTCGTTTCTGTATTTTGAATACCTTGTCACGGTTTGCGGCCAGACCCCAGAGATCAACGCCTCGGATAAGGATGGAGTGAAAGTATCCGTAATATGCCTTTTTTAGGTTATTTGGAGACAGGCTTGGCGCGAGTCTGGACAGGGCGAAACACGCCGATGAAAGTGAGTCGCAAAGATAGTCTATATGAGAGGACCACGTTAACCCTGAGTCAATGACATATCCCAAGTATTTAGTTTGTTCCACCTGTGGAActagaatattatttattttaatatttaggaGACTTCTGTTGGTGTTCCGTAACTGATGGATAATGGGTCAACAATTAAAGTAAGTCTACAATGGTCttcaataaaacttgaaaatgtcCATTTATGCCAAGGAACCAACACAAATGCGATTGTTGCCTCTTTGAATTGTTAGAATTTtgtgatacatttttttttacttttttgcataAATCTTTTTGTGAACATAACGAATAAATGAGTTTATTTTTAGACTTACAAAAGCACTGAAATAGAAGTTCAGCATTCGAACTGAGTTTATTCATCTCCTTTTAACAGTGAAACTTTTCcacatcaaaattatatttagagCAAACAAATTCGAGAAACAGATAAGTGTCAGGATCAAAAGTACCTTAATAATAATCTGTCTGCCTAAAAGGGTAACCGTGTGAAGGTCAATTTCTACTTTTACATCACAgacgtaggtatataaatagaCCACCCAAACA is a genomic window of Cydia strobilella chromosome 20, ilCydStro3.1, whole genome shotgun sequence containing:
- the LOC134750680 gene encoding octopamine receptor Oamb — protein: MRSLNETACAALLEDVRWDEPTSLVSLAVLALIDVLVIAGNCLVIAAVLCSSKLRSVTNLFIVSLAVADLLVGVAVLPFSATREVFEIWIFGGVWCSVWLAVDVWMCTASILNLCAISLDRYVAVTRPVSYPSIMSRKRAKALIAGLWVLSFVICFPPLVGWKDKKTEEAELKDGWSPNPHCPWTCELTNDAGYVVYSALGSFYIPMFVMLFFYWRIYKAAVRTTKAINQGFRTTKGKGMGNRFDDNRLTLRIHRGRGSTRPHGSPLSTASNHSTSTSLSASPERLRRHSSARRAHEKVKISVSYPSSEQICQTHENSRSPSRSPSPSLYAVHYERDGRELTESRLRVRPPHHLAPGPLYDEFDDKPRATRRMGKRNIKAQVKRFKMETKAAKTLGIIVGGFVFCWLPFFSVYVVRAFCGDCVPSIIFSVLFWLGYCNSAINPLIYALFSKDFRFAFKRIICKCFCGRAGARRRSDGSARRAEPKPHETSLEEQDISNSTSNDR